Proteins encoded within one genomic window of Chromatiales bacterium:
- a CDS encoding GTP cyclohydrolase I: MVCKKNSKTMTSVMLGSFRADLRTRTEFMELIKKSI; the protein is encoded by the coding sequence GTGGTGTGCAAAAAAAACAGCAAGACGATGACTAGTGTGATGCTAGGTTCTTTTAGAGCAGACCTGCGCACTCGCACTGAATTTATGGAACTTATTAAAAAGTCTATATAA
- a CDS encoding GTP cyclohydrolase I, with amino-acid sequence MFALRLHVKERMTNQVVDSFMKYLNATGISVVV; translated from the coding sequence ATTTTTGCTCTCCGTTTGCATGTAAAAGAACGCATGACGAATCAGGTTGTCGATAGTTTTATGAAATATTTGAATGCTACTGGGATTAGTGTGGTGGTCTAA